In Oreochromis niloticus isolate F11D_XX linkage group LG18, O_niloticus_UMD_NMBU, whole genome shotgun sequence, one genomic interval encodes:
- the LOC100703940 gene encoding myomegalin isoform X8 produces the protein MFDLKMKEVCRICGRELCGNQRKWIFHPAAKLNLHVLLSYAVGRELTRDGRGEFACSKCTFMLDRMYRFDTVIARVEALSIERLQRLLQEKHRLRQCISGLYRKTNSDEGAVTLSGSDDGPGDGMVDISGLTHAKYCALLQEDLVYSLYESWADDSLDCHHHHHPQCPAAPGSEVTVAGSQRCAPSTPRRCRGCSYWRVADSDYEAVCKVPRKLARSISCGPSTRYSASVVGGSLTGGGAGGEGERKYVEDSEDIPSSQTLVPGSQDPSRTSDSDRTLAGRASSSPSIASLEAAEEYIQPGAITDGPLSSPVDAIEDQISDSLSEEHMGAPLGQASPRRTFSLALSLLQSCAVYRPVRSTKGSKLPVLLRRSSSNGGTRLSFTDPMIGMPYGSPNGERHSHMPTPELETPLIRVDTGLDQDLNLADMEKLFEDLYKEYPPPPPHQSLVEEQQSQLNQYECAAGQCVSELQKAQLQVQSLQAKIQESEANNMKLQEKLSEMECELRSLRQASQSQERTIQGLTESLSTKDNEAQELYQLIEGQNTTLCKLQEIAHRSQLAQSKAPAGVSESLALAQLQGELVGVQSSLFSLGLELEASQRSLRQSQRQADDLMRFKERLNSDLQEALQHREVTEKHNQDLRCALHKLRTELQAKEAALKESEAEKHALTQEKDRSVAQLKSTLQDKEQQLQEYSEMVESTGSSKPNPRDALLEKLRERIKERDRALEQSIDDKFRCVEEREGQVRRLQLALREKERDLERLRCILSNNEETITSLDGLVRGKELELEQAAEAYRNLQWLKQQSDEKERNSLREKDTIITQLQAALQTRSQETQDLTAALIARVQAGPTEVVEELKARLALKEKLFQELLADRSRQSKEHQAQIQDLLSTLSSKDQYLQDYSYRLSLVISERTGQLQELRKQLSEREQELHELRWDKERDTGGETEHLQSLLKEKEAFIKELMKAQEEAMQPFSKESEAEIKALKEDMQLVLKKEAEAQKEISALRSSLAQQQSEGDATKDSTDHKHVLEQLVSEYNKLNDALRAEKRLYQNLTHIHKSDSSSEKIRALHMELDSVQALRRQLEEVLSRTRNTALLLDRAAKRQPDFGELSTEEEEGDDEDGSSEEFTDSIEEDDDSVNARSLTSGQASVKAQGPECVTRGLVREAQSQRADVKQLDEAKKTLEFELEEIKSQLERDGYTSVAQMRSALQKLQRENQALKENQVRAGVVGTNTEKSLSPEEEQEEEEEEEEEDEEEEEEEEEEDEEEEEEEDTEEEDELETSPVPAGKRGPPCVSLSSEPGKRHCMRPCSLNLGTLTSHHLTHQPEAETAVAGDSSQVRALWRDKEDGLREQASRLHADLTLSQQENRELQERLMVSEATVQAQAEQLKEYRDLLTETSVQQANKQVQVDLQDLGYETCGRSENEAEREDTSSPEFDDLEMCTSLSHPQDCEVGGWYAGSCSSNRGAYEMRDESASLQHLVQDLRSQLTRCHKVIRGLQLRVRSLSATSDYASSLERTPRKVNWALERSPAPSGVDEDEGWLSDTQGARPGSKPSRELQELMERVASLEAQLKTTRSEGKGQAEEGKCATWPGKYNSLIQAQARELSHLRQRMREGQGVCHILTQHLGDTTKAFEELLRANDIDYYMGQSFREQLAQSTALAQRVVTKISGRERAESHDDKTGHELLALRLSKELQQKDKIIESLHTKLQHRPETPSSCHALSETTDQSDRTSLVSDEYQTNEDLELCSDLDTREYQEEHRLRQPGLGSDPEGFPEAHDKALFTLSPDHHNQHGLSSYSQLSHHAFQPYQLGGIPTGHLMKSDSGLMSGGPLWDMENLVGSYSGSSAHQPGSSQTGVNLIEEHLQEVRCLRQRLEESIRTNERLRQQLEEKLATTGRDGGAPTNIYIQGLDTVTQLSNEIRVLKEENLGLQSRLQASTVSPVLSDTSEEVVQLREAVFTARARLKQSELEAEQWKEELRRLQAHSQEQGQQIHTLRQERQVGQEKTNRLQHEVSLLQQQLCESRELIHSLQSELHVYDRVCSSTKANKGYLCEVPVLPVELGELLGEVRSLRAQLQNSVQENSALKQLELHKQLEQKLGVGSPRTPSLSALTASPQRENFYRRQLLHDPAPSPPVRDIGLFNCGSPGPPYSDLDDSHSTANADPLDPHSELEGDAPDGSFANRNGRHAIGHVDDFSALQQQVLEGRSLVQRMEMTLQACLGPPMLDVNQKQSSELILDYGCVRSLLSNTKTLRQILEEAMSLLKMFWRAALPSTDPSIQNLKKEQCMQEEILSLKLRVSEQEEVLKGTIQRLRSTSRTKESMEHFIVSQLSRTRDVLKKARTNLETNKLRLSSLSPSSSSPYAAEEPGGAARERPADRSFLKAGGASGVTPTRASQRMAARKRSSQCLL, from the exons ATGTTTGATCTCAAGATGAAGGAGGTGTGTCGTATTTGTGGACGGGAACTCTGTGGCAACCAGCGAAAATGGATCTTCCATCCTGCTGCCAAACTCAACCTGCACGTGCTGCTCTCTTATGCTGTGGGGCGGGAGCTGACCCGGGACGGCAGAGGAGAGTTTGCCTGCTCCAAGTGCACCTTCATGCTGGACCGCATGTACCGCTTCGACACAGTCATCGCCCGTGTGGAGGCCCTGTCCATCGAGAGGTTGCAGCGGCTTCTGCAGGAGAAGCATCGACTGAGGCAGTGCATCAGCGGGCTCTATCGGAAAACAAATTCAGACGAAGGGGCTGTAACATTAAGTGGAAGTGATGACGGACCAGGGGATGGGATGGTGGATATTTCAGGGCTAACTCATGCAAAGTATTGTGCCCTGCTCCAGGAGGATCTCGTCTACTCTTTGTATGAGTCCTGGGCAGATGACAGCCTGGACTgccaccatcaccaccatccTCAATGTCCTGCTGCTCCAGGGTCAGAGGTTACAGTTGCAGGCTCACAACGGTGTGCGCCCAGCACTCCCAGAAGGTGCCGGGGATGTTCTTATTGGCGGGTGGCAGACTCTGATTATGAAGCTGTCTGTAAGGTGCCCAGAAAGTTGGCCCGGAGTATTTCTTGTGGGCCATCAACCAGATATTCAGCCAGTGTGGTTGGGGGAAGTTTGACTGGAGGTGGTGCAGgtggagaaggagagaggaaatATGTGGAAGATTCAGAAGACATCCCCTCCTCTCAGACTCTAGTTCCTGGATCTCAGGACCCCTCGAGGACCTCAGATAGTGATCGCACTCTAGCTGGCCGAGCCAGCTCAAGCCCCTCTATAGCATCCCTGGAGGCAGCTGAGGAATATATTCAGCCTGGAGCCATAACAGATGGACCCCTGAGCTCTCCAGTGGATGCAATAGAAGACCAGATATCTGACTCCCTCTCTGAGGAGCACATGGGAGCTCCACTTGGCCAGGCCTCTCCTAGACGCACTTTCTCTCTAGCCCTCTCTTTGCTGCAAAGCTGTGCTGTTTATCGGCCAGTCCGGAGCACAAAAGGGAGCAAGCTCCCAGTCTTGCTCCGACGAAGCTCCAGCAACGGGGGCACAAGGTTGTCCTTTACCGATCCCATGATAGGAATGCCTTATGGAAGCCCAAACGGAGAGAGACACAGTCACATGCCAACACCTGAGCTGGAGACCCCTCTGATCAGAGTGGACACTGGGCTGGATCAGGATCTGAACCTGGCAGACATGGAGAAATTATTTGAAGATTTGTACAAAGAgtatcctcctcctcctccccatcaG AGTCTTGTTGAAGAGCAGCAGAGCCAGCTGAACCAGTATGAGTGTGCGGCCGGTCAGTGTGTCAGCGAGCTGCAGAAGGCCCAGCTCCAGGTCCAATCCCTGCAGGCCAAGATCCAGGAGAGTGAGGCCAACAACATG AAGCTGCAGGAGAAGCTGAGTGAGATGGAGTGCGAGCTACGTTCGCTTCGCCAGGCCTCTCAGAGTCAGGAAAGAACCATTCagggcctcacagagtctctcaGCACCAAAGACAACgag GCCCAGGAGCTGTACCAGCTGATTGAAGGGCAGAACACCACACTTTGCAAGCTGCAGGAAATAGCCCATCGCAGCCAGCTTGCTCAAAGCAAG GCTCCAGCAGGAGTTAGCGAGTCTTTGGCGCTCGCTCAGCTGCAGGGCGAGCTGGTCGGGGTGCAGAGCTCCCTCTTCTCTCTTGGTTTGGAGCTGGAGGCCAGCCAGAGGAGTCTGAGACAGAGCCAGAGGCAAGCCGATGACCTGATGAGGTTCAAGGAGAGACTAAACTCAGATCTACAGGAGgcactgcagcacagagaggtCACCGAAAAACACAATCAG GACCTGCGCTGCGCCCTTCACAAACTTCGCACTGAGCTTCAGGCCAAAGAAGCAGCTTTAAAGGAGAGcgaagcagagaaacacgctcTGACGCAGGAGAAAGACCGGAGTGTCGCACAGCTCAAAAGCACTCTGCAGGACAAGGAGCAACAGTTGCAG GAGTACTCAGAGATGGTGGAATCAACGGGAAGCTCCAAACCAAATCCAAGAGACGCCCTGCTGGAGAAACTGAGGGAGCGCATTAAAGAAAGAGACAGAGCTCTGGag CAATCCATCGATGACAAGTTCCGCTGTGTGGAGGAGCGTGAGGGCCAGGTgaggaggctgcagctggctcTGAGAGAGAAGGAGCGAGACCTGGAGAGACTCCGCTGCATTCTCTCCAACAACGAGGAGACCATCACG AGTCTTGACGGTTTGGTGCGGGGTAAAGAGCTGGAGCTGGAGCAGGCAGCAGAGGCCTACAGGAACCTCCAGTGGTTGAAACAGCAGAGCGACGAGAAGGAGAGAAACTCcctgagagagaaagacaccATCATAACCCAGCTACAAGCAGCACTACAGACACGCAGCCAGGAGACTCAG GATCTCACAGCTGCCCTCATCGCCAGAGTTCAGGCCGGTCCCACTGAGGTTGTGGAGGAGCTGAAGGCTCGGCTGGCTCTGAAAGAGAAACTCTTCCAGGAGCTTTTGGCAGACCGCAGCCGGCAATCTAAGGAACACCAAGCACAGATCCAGGATCTGCTCAGCACTCTCAGCTCCAAAGACCAGTATCTGCAG GACTACTCCTACAGGCTTTCCTTAGTGATCAGTGAGCGGACTGGCCAGCTACAGGAGCTTCGCAAGCAGCTGTCAGAAAGAGAGCAGGAGCTGCATGAACTGAGATGGGACAAGGAGAGAGACACGGGAGGAGAGACGGAGCATCTCCAGAGTCTCCTTAAAGAGAAGGAGGCCTTTATCAAG GAGCTGATGAAGGCCCAGGAAGAGGCCATGCAGCCGTTTTCCAAGGAGAGCGAGGCAGAGATCAAGGCTCTGAAGGAAGACATGCAGCTGGTGCTGAAAAAGGAGGCAGAGGCTCAG AAGGAGATCTCTGCCCTGCGTTCGTCTTTAGCTCAGCAGCAGTCAGAAGGAGATGCCACAAAAGACAGCACTGATCACAAA CATGTGCTGGAGCAGCTGGTATCAGAGTACAACAAGCTGAATGACGCCCTGAGGGCAGAGAAGAGGTTATACCAAAAtctcactcacattcacaagaGTGACAG CAGCTCAGAGAAGATCCGGGCCCTCCACATGGAGTTGGATTCAGTTCAGGCACTCCGCAGACAGCTGGAGGAGGTCCTGTCTCGGACCCGTAACACGGCCCTGCTACTGGACAGGGCAGCTAAAAGGCAGCCTGACTTTGGAG AGCTTAgcacagaggaggaagagggagacGATGAAGACGGCAGCAGTGAGGAGTTCACAGACAGCATAGAGGAGGATGACGACAGTGTGAATGCCAGAAGTTTGACCTCCGGTCAG GCTTCGGTTAAGGCTCAAGGACCTGAGTGTGTGACCCGAGGGCTGGTGAGGGAGGCACAGTCCCAGAGAGCTGATGTAAAGCAGCTCGATGAAGCAAAGAAGACACTCGAGTTTGAGCTTGAAGAAATAAAGTCACAGCTGGAGAGGGATGGATACACCTCTGTAGCTCAGATGAG GAGTGCCCTGCAGAAGCTGCAAAGGGAAAACCAGGCCCTGAAAGAAAACCAAGTACGAGCTGGAGTGGTggggacaaacacagagaagagTCTGAGCCcagaagaagaacaggaagaagaagaagaggaggaagaagaagatgaggaggaggaggaagaagaggaagaagaagacgaggaggaggaggaggaagaggatacTGAGGAAGAAGATGAACTGGAAACATCTCCGGTGCCGGCAGGGAAGCGAGGTCCTCCATGTGTTAGTCTGAGCAGCGAGCCGGGGAAGAGGCACTGCATGAGGCCATGCTCTCTGAACCTGGGCACACTGACATCTCACCATCTCACACACCAACCTGAAGCG GAGACAGCGGTCGCTGGTGACAGCTCTCAGGTCAGAGCGCTCTGGCGAGATAAAGAGGATGGCCTCCGTGAGCAGGCATCTCGTCTGCACGCTGATCTGACTCTGAGCCAGCAGGAGAACAGAGAGCTGCAAGAGAGACTGATGGTGTCTGAGGCCACGGTCCAAGCTCAGGCCGAACAGCTGAAGGAGTACAGAGATCTGCTCA CCGAGACGTCTGTCCAGCAGGCCAACAAGCAGGTGCAGGTGGATCTTCAGGATCTGGGTTATGAAACTTGTGGCCGGAGTGAGAACGAAGCAGAGAGAGAAGACACCAGCAGCCCAG agTTTGACGACCTAGAGATGTGCACGTCGCTGTCCCATCCTCAGGACTGTGAGGTTGGTGGCTGGTACGCTGGAAGCTGCAGCAGCAACAGAGGCGCTTATGAAATGAGGGATGAGTCGGCGTCTCTCCAGCATCTGGTCCAGGATCTGCGCTCACAGCTGACTCGCTGTCACAAAGTGATCCGTGGACTGCAGCTCCGTGTCCGGTCTTTGTCTGCGACCAGCGACTATGCCTCCAGCTTGGAGCGCACTCCCCGCAAG GTAAACTGGGCACTTGAGAGATCACCAGCCCCGAGTGGTGTCGATGAGGATGAAGGCTGGTTATCTGATACCCAAGGGGCTCGTCCAGGGTCCAAGCCCAGCAGGGAGCTCCAAGAACTGATGGAACGAGTTGCATCTCTGGAGGCTCAGTTGAAAACTACCAGATCGGAGGGCAAAGGCCAAGCAGAAGAAGGGAAATGTGCCACCTGGCCTGG GAAGTACAACTCTCTGATCCAGGCTCAAGCTCGTGAGCTGTCCCACCTGAGGCAGCGCATGAGAGAAGGGCAAGGAGTCTGTCACATCCTGACCCAACACCTGGGAGACACCACCAAG GCTTTCGAGGAGCTCCTGCGGGCCAATGATATTGATTACTACATGGGTCAGAGCTTCAGAGAGCAGCTGGCACAGAGCACCGCCCTGGCACAAAGAGTGGTCACCAAGATTAGTGGAC GAGAACGTGCAGAGAGCCATGACGACAAGACAGGCCACGAGTTGCTCGCCTTGCG GTTGAGTAAGGAGTTGCAGCAAAAAGATAAAATCATTGAATCGCTCCACACGAAGCTGCAGCACCGCCCTGAGACCCCGTCCAGTTGCCACGCGCTCTCTGAGACGACGGACCAATCAGATAGGACCTCCTTGGTGTCCGATGAGTACCAAACCAATGAAGACTTGGAGCTGTGTTCTGATTTGGACACCAGGGAATATCAGGAGGAGCACCGCCTCCGGCAGCCAGGACTCGGATCAGATCCGGAAG GCTTCCCAGAGGCTCATGACAAGGCTCTGTTCACCCTTTCACCTGATCATCACAACCAGCATGGCCTGTCAAGCTACAGCCAGCTATCCCATCATGCCTTTCAACCCTACCAGCTGGGGGGCATCCCTACAGGCCACTTAATGAAGTCTGACTCAGGTTTAATGTCAGGAGGGCCTTTGTGGGACATGGAAAACTTGGTCGGAAGTTATTCTGGATCATCTGCACACCAACCAGGAAGCAGCCaaacag gGGTAAACTTAATAGAGGAACACCTGCAGGAGGTGAGGTGTCTTCGCCAACGCCTGGAGGAGTCCATTAGGACCAATGAGAGGCTTCGTCAGCAGCTTGAAGAAAAACTGGCCACCACTGGACGTGATGGAG gggCTCCAACCAACATTTATATTCAGGGACTGGACACAGTCACTCAGCTTTCCAATGAGATCAGAGTCCTGAAGGAAGAAAACTTGGGTCTGCAGTCCCGCTTGCAGGCCAGCACAG TCTCTCCTGTGCTCTCAGACACAAGTGAGGAGGTGGTACAATTGAGGGAGGCAGTGTTTACAGCACGCGCTCGCCTGAAGCAATCAGAGCTGGAAGCTGAGCAGTGGAAGGAGGAGCTCAGACGGCTTCAGGCCCACAGTCAGGAGCAGGGACAGCAGATTCACACATTAAGGCAGGAGCGACAGGTCGGGCAGGAGAAAACCAACAG GCTCCAGCACGAGGTGTCACTACTCCAGCAGCAGCTATGTGAGAGCAGGGAACTGATCCACTCCCTGCAGAGCGAACTACATGTCTATGATCGAGTGTGTTCCAGCACAAAGGCCAACAAAG GCTACCTGTGTGAGGTACCAGTTCTACCAGTAGAGCTGGGGGAGTTGTTGGGGGAGGTGAGGAGTCTACGGGCTCAGTTGCAAAACAGTGTCCAGGAGAACAGCGCTCTCAAACAGCTGGAGCTCCACAAGCAGCTGGAACAGAAGCTGGGCGTGGGCTCGCCTCGGACTCCCTCGCTCTCTGCTCTCACTGCCAGCCCTCAGAGGGAAAACTTCTACAGACGTCAGCTGCTTCATG ACCCAGCTCCATCTCCACCAGTCAGGGACATTGGTCTCTTTAACTGTGGATCTCCTGGTCCTCCCTACTCAGACTTGGATGACAGCCATAGCACTGCCAATG CAGACCCTCTTGATCCACACTCTGAGCTGGAAGGGGATGCGCCCGATGGATCATTTGCGAACCGTAATGGTCGTCACGCCATCGGTCACGTGGACGACTTCAGTGCTTTGCAGCAGcaagtcctcgagggccggagCCTCGTCCAGCGCATGGAGATGACCCTGCAGGCCTGCCTTGGTCCACCAATGCTGGATGTaaaccagaaacagagcagCGAGCTG ATTCTGGACTACGGATGTGTTAGGAGTCTTCTGTCTAACACCAAGACTCTGAGGCAGATCTTGGAGGAGGCGATGTCTCTGCTGAAGATGTTCTGGAGAGCAGCTCTTCCCAGCACGGATCCCTCCATCCAGAACCTTAAGAAG GAGCAGTGCATGCAGGAGGAGATCTTGTCCTTGAAACTGCGTGTGTCTGAGCAGGAAGAAGTTCTTAAGGGGACAATACAAAGACTGAGGAGCACCAGCCGCACCAAGGAGAGCATGGAGCACTTCATAGTCAGCCAGC TATCAAGGACTCGTGATGTGCTGAAAAAAGCAAGGACAAATTTAGAG ACGAATAAGCTGAGACTTTCGTCTCTAagtccctcctcttcctctccttaTGCTG